ACGGGTGGCGAAATCGAGCGCGGCAAAGCCACGTGGCGTCCAAACGTGCATCCGCCGTTGGGCCGCATAGCTGATTCTCGAGGCGGATAGCGTGGCCACGCAGCCGTTGGCGAACAACAGCCGGGCATTGGCTGCGTCTTCGTGCCGGCCAAAGACACCGATCCCTAGGGCGTGGACCTCGATCACCGGCGACCGCACGAGCGACAGCGCCAGATCGATGTCGTGAATCATCAGATCGAGCACGACACCGATGTCGGTCGACCGGCAGGTGAAGCCGCTGGTGCGAACGGCATCGATATATTTGGGGTCGCGCACGTAGGGCAACGCCGCCGCGAGTGCCGGATTGAAGCGTTCGACGTGGCCGACTTGCAGCACGACATTCTGCCGGGCCGCCAGCGAGACGAGCCGTTCCGCCGCGGCCGCCTGGTCCGCCAGCGGCTTTTCCACGAACAGGTGCAGCCCGGCTTCGAGCAACCGCTCGGCCAGGGCCTTGTGCGTCGTGGTGGGCGTGGCCACGATTGCCGCATGGACAAGTTCGGGCAGCTGCGCGATATCCTCGATCGGCCGCGCGCCATACTGCGCTGCGACTTCACGCGCTCGCTCTGCGATCGAGTCGACCACCGCCACGAGCTCGAACTCGGGCATCCCCGACAAAATGCGGGCATGGGCCTTGCCCAGATGCCCGGTGCCAATCACGGCGACGCGCAGGCGACTCATGCAGCCTTCCTGACTTTCTCGCGGGCTCGCCCGTGCTTGCCTTCTTGCTGCGTTTGCACGAACAGCAGCAATTCCTGCACCTGGGCCGTCAGCAAATTGTTGTTGCGCAAGATCTCGCGGGCGTGTTCCAGGCCGACCTTGGCCCGGTAGAGCAGGCGATGAGCCTCGGCGAGGCTGTGGATGTCTTCGGCGCCGAAGCTGTTGCGTTTGAGAGCGACGACGTTGATGCAGCGCGGGCGGCTCGGATGCCCTTCGACGAGCATGTACGGCGGCACGTCGTGCAACACGCGGCTCAGCCCGGCGACAAAGCTGAACCGCCCAATCGTGGCGTAATGATGCACGCCGACGCCGCCGGAAAGCGAGGCATGGTCGTGGACATGTACGTGTCCGCCCAGCAGCGTGCCATTGGCCATCACGATCGAATCGCCCAGTTTGCAATCGTGGGCCACATGCGTGCAGGCCATGAGAAAATTATGGTTGCCGATGACGGTGCGGCCGTCTTCCTTTTCCGTGGCGCGGTTGATCGTCACGCCTTCGCGGATCAGGTTATGGTCGCCGATCACGACCTCGGTCGCACTGCCCTGATAGCTAATGTCCTGCGGATCGCCGCCGATCACCGCGCCAGGAAACAGCCGGTTATGTTCGCCGATCGTGACGCGGCCCAGCAGCGTCACGCCGCTGATCAATTCGGTGCCGCGCCCGATGCGGACGTCCGCACCGACGACGCAGAAAGGCCCAATGCGGACGTCATCGTCCAGCTGGGCCCGGGGGTCGACGGCGGCATGAGGGTCGACGTGCGTGGCCATCTTGGCGCTCCGAGTTTTCCGGCTGGGCGGTTCGACAGCCTCCGTGCTGCCGACGTGCGTTTTCGCCGGGCATATTGCTTGGCCGGTAGCGCAAGGCTAGGCCGACAGTCTCCGCTCGCGTGGCCCCCGCCGATCTGCGGCCGCTGGGTCGCTGTGCGCCAGTTGGCCTTCGCTCAACAGTGCCTTCGCCATCTCCGCATTCAGCCGATGCCCGCTGCGATAGGCGGTGAACGTACCGGACAGATCGCAACCAACCAAGGCCAGGTCCCCGACGAGATCGAGCGCCTTGTGCCGCGCGCACTCGTTGGGAAACCGCAATTCGTTGTCGACCGGGCCGTCCTGGTCGTAGACCAGCAGGTCGGTCAATTGGACGTGCGCCGCCAAGCCCATGGCCCGCAGGGCATCGGCCTCCTCCTGGAGCAGGAAGGTCCGCGCCGTGGCCAGCTCGCGACGGAAGGCCGCCGGGTCGAGCACGACTTCGCACTGCTGTCGGCCAATCGCGCTGCCGGGACCATAATCGAGGCGAAACCTCACCTGGCAGCTTGGCTGCTTGGCGGGGGCCGCCTCGATCCAACTGTCCTCGTCGCCCAGGCGAAACGTCTCGCGGACCCGGAGCACCGGCCGCCAGGCGTCCTGCTCGACCGTGCCGGCCGCGTCGAGCGCATCGACGTAGGCCTGGCTCGAGCCATCGCAACCGGGCATTTCCGCGGCATCGACCCAGACTTCACAGTTGTCGATCCGCAGGCCGGCCAGCGCGGCCATGATATGTTCGATCATCTCGACGGCTGCCTCGCCGGATCGCAGCGCCGTGCGCCGCGGAACCTCGACGCGGTACTCGACCTTGGCCGGCACGCGGGCGTGCGGACCCAGGTCACGCCGCACAAACACGATGCCCGAGTGCGGCTCGGCCGGGCGGAACTCGACCGTGACTTGTTTCCCACTCCAGTAACCGACTCCGCGAACTTCCGCGGTCTGGCCCAAGGTGCGCTGTCGTCGAGGTTGTGGCATCGTAAGCGTGGGGTGCGGTGCAAGGGCGGTCAATCATCTCACTCCGTCGGGGCCGGGCGATGCGCCGCCCGGCCCGTCGATCGCGGCGCGGGCCTACTGCGGCCGGCGCGGCACGCCCTGGGGAGCGTTGCGCTGCGTCGCCGTCGGGGCTTGCGGGCGCTGCTCATACCGGGCGTTGATCGCGGCGATGATCTGTTGCGTGATGTCGATGCGCGAATCGTAGTGCACCACCGACTTGTTCAGCTCGCTCAGGATGCTCTGCGGATTGTTCGGATCAACCTTGTCGCCGCTGAATCGCAACACGCAGACAATACGGTGCTGCTCGGCAAAGTACTTAATCTCGTCGAGCACTTCCTGGTAGATGTGATAGTGGATCTTGGCTTCACGCTCGGTGAAGTCCTTCATCTTGATGTTCGTGGCCACCTTCAGGTCGGCCTGCTCGTTGGCCACCTGGGCTTCGAGCTGCTTGTATTCCTGCGTGCCCGGGTTGTAGTCCTTGAGCTTCTCGGCCATCTTGCGCAGCGCGTCGTGGCGCTGCTTCATTTGTTCTTCTTCGACCTTGACGTCGCGCATCAGCTCATCGCGCATCGCCTTGAACCGGACATGGCTGTCGAAGACCTGCTTGAGGTCGAGGACCGCGATGCCGACGCTGGCGACAGGCGCAGCGGCGGGGGCCGCCGGCGGCGCGCCCACCGGGGGGCGCCCGGGAACCTGCTGCGCCGATGCGTTCGAGGCCAGCAGAATGCCGAACAATGCCACGAACGTGGCGACGAAGAGGGGCTTCTTCACAAGAGCGCTCCTTGCTGCTTTCCACAAGTCGGGCCAAACCGCGGTGGCCGATCACGCCCGAGCAGGTCATCCGTTGACCCGGTCGTTCGGTTCGCACCGGGCGATTGCCAGGGGCGAATCGCTCGGCGAAAGCCCACGCGGCGTGGCGGGGTGCCCGAAATCGAGGCGGTATTGTGCCGTCGTGCGGGGGTTGGGTAAAGGCCAGATCAGCCGCCGCCTGAGGGTTCCGCATCGGGCGAACGAACGACCAGAAAACACCGGGAATTCTCGGTGTTTTCTCGGCGCTAGCGCGGCGCTGCCAGCGTGACTTCGAGCGTCAATTCCTGGGTACCGCGTTTGACGACGACCGGTACTTTGTCGCCCGGTTTGTACTTCCGCAGCGCGCTGTCGAAGTCGTCGAGCCCGCCCACCTGGCTGTCGCCCAACTTGATGATGATGTCGCCGCCTTGCAGGCCGGCTTTCTCCGCGGGACCGTCCTTGGTGACGCCCGTGATCGCATAACCGGGCTGGTCCTGGCTGAAGTCGGGAATGCTGCCGAAGTAGGGCCGGTCGCTGTCGCCGCCCGCAGCCGGCGACTCGCTGCCGCCCGTGTTGACGTATTTCGGTGCAGCCGGCGCATCGGCCAGCTCGACGGTCACTTCCTCGATCATCTCCGTGATCCGCCGCATGCCGGAGATGTTCAGACGATCGACGTCGTCACTGGGCCGGTGATAGTCGCTGTGCAAACCCGTGAAGAAGTGCATGACGGGGATCTTCTTCGCGTAAAACGACGAATGATCGCTCGGCCCGAAGCCCCCCTTGGTCTTGCTGAGCTCGAAGCCGTAATGCTCGTTGAGCCGATCGATCAGGGCCGAAAACTCCTCGGCAGTCGCCGTGCCTTGAATCGTCAGCTTTTCGTCCTTGAGCCGGCCGACCATGTCCATGTTCAGCATGGCCACCGTCTTTTCCAGCGGAAATGCGGGCTCGCGGACATACCGGGCGCTGCCGATCAGCCCTTCCTCTTCGGCCGTGAAGGCAATGAACACGACCCGCCGCTTGAGCCGCTCGGGGCGCGTGGCCAGAAACCGGGCGATCTCCAGCAACGCCGCCGTGCCCGAACCGTTGTCGTCGGCGCCGTTGTGGATATCGGTCGATCCGGGAGCAAGCGACGCCGGTCCACCGCGACCGACGTGGTCGTAGTGGGCGCCGATCACGATCGTTTCATCGGCCAGGGGACCTTCGCCTTCGAGCACTGCGACGACGTTCTTGACCTCGGCCTCGCGGCGGACGATCGACACCTCGCCGGCGATCCGCCAGCCGGTCAATTCGCAGCTCTGCGGCTTGGGGCCCTCGTCGATCTGCTGCTCCAGCTCGCCCAGACTGTGACCGATGCTAGCAAAGGCCGGTGCCAAGGCACCGCGCGACACGTGCAGGACGGCAAAATCTCGGCCTTCGGCCGCTTCGCCGCCCTGGTTGAACTTGAGCAACGGGTCCAATTCTTCGCGCAGCCGCTTGCCCTGATTCAACACGGCATCGGCCAGCTCGCGAATCTTGTCTTCGCGGGCGGCGAGCTTTTCCAGATCGTCGCCGGCTTGTCCCGCTTCGCTGCGTTGGGCCTCGGCGAGCTTTTCCAAGGCGTTCAACCACATCTTGCGGCGATTACCGACCCGCTTCTTCAAATACACCTCGTCGGTGCAGAACACCACCGCGGCCGCGCCATGCTCATAAGCATTGGAAA
The genomic region above belongs to Pirellulales bacterium and contains:
- a CDS encoding Gfo/Idh/MocA family oxidoreductase: MSRLRVAVIGTGHLGKAHARILSGMPEFELVAVVDSIAERAREVAAQYGARPIEDIAQLPELVHAAIVATPTTTHKALAERLLEAGLHLFVEKPLADQAAAAERLVSLAARQNVVLQVGHVERFNPALAAALPYVRDPKYIDAVRTSGFTCRSTDIGVVLDLMIHDIDLALSLVRSPVIEVHALGIGVFGRHEDAANARLLFANGCVATLSASRISYAAQRRMHVWTPRGFAALDFATRQTTIVQASDAVLRRELNPGSYAPAEQERFRAELFETHLHREQPPVEPLDQLTAELQDFGDCIRQSRVPRVSGAQGASAVAVAELVLEAIERHAWNGTADGPHGSQYSSRPRVIPAPHWMTQPRPDWKQAG
- the lpxA gene encoding acyl-ACP--UDP-N-acetylglucosamine O-acyltransferase, whose protein sequence is MATHVDPHAAVDPRAQLDDDVRIGPFCVVGADVRIGRGTELISGVTLLGRVTIGEHNRLFPGAVIGGDPQDISYQGSATEVVIGDHNLIREGVTINRATEKEDGRTVIGNHNFLMACTHVAHDCKLGDSIVMANGTLLGGHVHVHDHASLSGGVGVHHYATIGRFSFVAGLSRVLHDVPPYMLVEGHPSRPRCINVVALKRNSFGAEDIHSLAEAHRLLYRAKVGLEHAREILRNNNLLTAQVQELLLFVQTQQEGKHGRAREKVRKAA
- the lpxC gene encoding UDP-3-O-acyl-N-acetylglucosamine deacetylase; the protein is MPQPRRQRTLGQTAEVRGVGYWSGKQVTVEFRPAEPHSGIVFVRRDLGPHARVPAKVEYRVEVPRRTALRSGEAAVEMIEHIMAALAGLRIDNCEVWVDAAEMPGCDGSSQAYVDALDAAGTVEQDAWRPVLRVRETFRLGDEDSWIEAAPAKQPSCQVRFRLDYGPGSAIGRQQCEVVLDPAAFRRELATARTFLLQEEADALRAMGLAAHVQLTDLLVYDQDGPVDNELRFPNECARHKALDLVGDLALVGCDLSGTFTAYRSGHRLNAEMAKALLSEGQLAHSDPAAADRRGPRERRLSA
- a CDS encoding OmpH family outer membrane protein, which translates into the protein MKKPLFVATFVALFGILLASNASAQQVPGRPPVGAPPAAPAAAPVASVGIAVLDLKQVFDSHVRFKAMRDELMRDVKVEEEQMKQRHDALRKMAEKLKDYNPGTQEYKQLEAQVANEQADLKVATNIKMKDFTEREAKIHYHIYQEVLDEIKYFAEQHRIVCVLRFSGDKVDPNNPQSILSELNKSVVHYDSRIDITQQIIAAINARYEQRPQAPTATQRNAPQGVPRRPQ
- a CDS encoding M20/M25/M40 family metallo-hydrolase; this encodes MGTTPLFAADNATADASAEAAVEARMTSAVGFLASDDLEGRGVGTEGLNRAAAYIAEQFAALGLKTEIFNGGPFQSFSMTTSAEMGESNQVRLLGPAASGGEAPTIELKLGEQFNPLALGGSAKFELPLVFVGYGITAPDANYDDYAGIDVKGKAVIILRHEPEQENPHSAFDGTRDSRHAPLVRKISNAYEHGAAAVVFCTDEVYLKKRVGNRRKMWLNALEKLAEAQRSEAGQAGDDLEKLAAREDKIRELADAVLNQGKRLREELDPLLKFNQGGEAAEGRDFAVLHVSRGALAPAFASIGHSLGELEQQIDEGPKPQSCELTGWRIAGEVSIVRREAEVKNVVAVLEGEGPLADETIVIGAHYDHVGRGGPASLAPGSTDIHNGADDNGSGTAALLEIARFLATRPERLKRRVVFIAFTAEEEGLIGSARYVREPAFPLEKTVAMLNMDMVGRLKDEKLTIQGTATAEEFSALIDRLNEHYGFELSKTKGGFGPSDHSSFYAKKIPVMHFFTGLHSDYHRPSDDVDRLNISGMRRITEMIEEVTVELADAPAAPKYVNTGGSESPAAGGDSDRPYFGSIPDFSQDQPGYAITGVTKDGPAEKAGLQGGDIIIKLGDSQVGGLDDFDSALRKYKPGDKVPVVVKRGTQELTLEVTLAAPR